The following are encoded in a window of Chloroflexota bacterium genomic DNA:
- the ugpC gene encoding sn-glycerol-3-phosphate ABC transporter ATP-binding protein UgpC: MASVTYEHVTKRFGDVIAVNDLTIEIADKEFLVFVGPSGCGKTTSLRLLAGLEEVTEGNIYIGDRLVNDVAPKDRDIAMVFQSYALYPHMSVYDNMAFGLKLRKTPKAEIDRRVKEAAQILGIENLLDRKPKQLSGGQRQRVAVGRAIVREPAVFLFDEPLSNLDAKLRVQTRAELAKLHHRLATTFIYVTHDQVEAMTMATRIAVMRDGILQQLDTPQNLYDTPGNVFVAGFIGSPSMNFFDATLVEEDGKLYVDGGSFKLQIPPDKAQTYMKYKGQEVIFGIRPEDIYAKPYVAPGISAADMKASVDVTELMGNEIFLYCLTGNKSFIARVDPRTQARAGDEVDLVVNMDRLHLFDPKTEIRLT, translated from the coding sequence ATGGCTAGCGTCACGTATGAGCATGTTACCAAGCGTTTCGGCGACGTGATCGCGGTAAACGACCTCACGATCGAGATCGCGGACAAGGAATTCCTCGTCTTCGTCGGCCCCTCCGGTTGCGGCAAGACGACCTCCCTGCGCCTGCTCGCAGGCCTGGAGGAGGTCACCGAGGGGAACATCTACATCGGCGACCGCCTGGTGAACGATGTGGCCCCCAAGGATCGAGACATCGCCATGGTGTTCCAGTCCTACGCGCTCTATCCGCACATGAGCGTGTACGACAACATGGCCTTCGGCCTGAAGCTGCGCAAGACCCCCAAGGCCGAGATCGATCGCCGCGTGAAGGAGGCGGCCCAGATCCTGGGCATCGAGAACCTGCTGGATCGCAAGCCCAAGCAGCTATCCGGTGGTCAGCGACAGCGTGTGGCTGTGGGACGCGCCATCGTGCGCGAGCCCGCCGTCTTCCTCTTCGATGAGCCGCTGTCCAACCTGGACGCCAAACTGCGCGTCCAGACGCGCGCGGAGCTGGCCAAGCTGCACCATCGCCTGGCCACCACCTTCATCTATGTGACCCACGACCAGGTGGAGGCCATGACCATGGCGACCCGCATCGCGGTGATGCGGGACGGCATCCTGCAGCAGCTGGACACGCCGCAGAACCTGTACGACACACCGGGTAACGTCTTTGTGGCCGGCTTCATCGGCAGCCCGTCCATGAACTTCTTCGACGCCACCCTGGTAGAGGAAGATGGGAAGCTCTACGTGGACGGCGGATCCTTCAAGCTGCAGATCCCGCCGGACAAGGCCCAGACGTACATGAAGTACAAGGGGCAAGAGGTGATCTTCGGCATCCGCCCGGAGGACATCTACGCCAAGCCGTACGTCGCGCCCGGCATCTCCGCGGCCGACATGAAGGCCTCCGTGGATGTGACCGAGCTGATGGGTAACGAGATCTTCCTCTACTGCCTGACCGGCAACAAGAGCTTCATCGCCCGCGTGGATCCTCGAACCCAGGCGCGCGCCGGCGATGAGGTCGACCTGGTGGTGAACATGGACCGGCTCCACCTCTTCGACCCCAAGACGGAGATCCGGCTGACCTGA